In one window of uncultured Sphaerochaeta sp. DNA:
- the cas8c gene encoding type I-C CRISPR-associated protein Cas8c/Csd1 gives MILQALKSYYDRLSADPKSDTAPIGWSKVELPFVFIINYRGELIQIEDTREYKDKKLRAKSFLVPQGIKKTSGIAANFLWDSSVYVTGCFAKEGLEGAALEKSVKRATDQHAAFIGRIEEILPGSPKRNACMKFLNNIDEDTLQQFEIWEEIRDSNANIGIRFEDDLHLYCQDEEVKSVYPMKDSDSQQKVCLITGELDTPSLLHTAIKGVYGAQTSGANIVSYNLKPFLSYGKKQGENAPIGETAMFAYTTALNTLLAKDSKQRIQVGDASTVFWSERESSFEIDFSLLFSEPSKDDPNANTQCIRSLFNAPKSGEFYPSSQGNRFYVLGLSPNAARLSVRFWLVGEISEFAKHIRQHFVDLEIQKSASEPEYYSIWRLLIQTAQQGKTENIPPNISGDFMQAILLGKPYPQSLLQAMIRRIKSDSEHRVNSPRAALIKAFLNRLMRYHPDSDEKELQMALDIEQTSIGYQLGRLMAALEKIQEEANPGINSTITDRYYGAACSTPVTVFGTLMRLMRYHLDKIETQGRRVYFEKLVGEIVGRISEFPAHLGIYEQGKFAVGYYHQRQAFYTKKDSE, from the coding sequence ATGATTTTACAGGCACTAAAAAGTTATTATGATCGCTTATCTGCAGATCCAAAAAGTGATACAGCCCCTATCGGATGGTCCAAGGTAGAACTTCCTTTTGTTTTTATCATCAATTACCGGGGTGAATTAATACAAATTGAGGACACCAGAGAGTACAAAGATAAGAAGCTCAGAGCAAAATCATTTTTAGTCCCACAGGGCATTAAGAAAACATCTGGAATAGCAGCAAATTTCTTATGGGATTCTTCAGTTTATGTAACTGGGTGTTTTGCAAAAGAAGGGCTTGAAGGTGCTGCGCTGGAGAAATCGGTTAAACGAGCTACTGATCAACATGCAGCTTTCATAGGGAGAATAGAAGAAATTCTGCCAGGTTCTCCAAAAAGAAACGCATGTATGAAATTTCTTAACAATATCGATGAGGATACTCTACAACAATTTGAAATATGGGAAGAAATCCGTGATAGTAATGCCAATATTGGGATTAGATTTGAAGATGATTTACATCTCTATTGTCAAGATGAAGAGGTGAAATCCGTCTACCCGATGAAGGATAGCGATTCTCAGCAGAAAGTCTGTCTGATAACCGGAGAATTGGATACTCCAAGTCTTTTACATACTGCTATCAAAGGGGTGTATGGAGCACAAACTTCTGGCGCAAATATTGTATCATATAATTTAAAGCCATTTTTATCCTATGGGAAAAAACAAGGTGAAAACGCACCAATTGGGGAAACAGCAATGTTTGCCTACACAACTGCACTAAATACATTGCTTGCTAAAGACTCGAAGCAACGTATTCAGGTAGGAGATGCTTCCACAGTGTTTTGGTCAGAGCGAGAGAGTTCGTTTGAGATAGATTTTTCACTACTATTCTCCGAGCCTTCCAAAGATGACCCCAATGCCAATACGCAATGTATTAGAAGTCTTTTTAATGCACCAAAATCTGGAGAGTTCTATCCTTCTAGTCAAGGGAACAGATTTTATGTATTAGGATTGTCCCCAAATGCCGCAAGGTTATCTGTAAGATTCTGGTTGGTTGGTGAAATTTCTGAGTTTGCGAAGCATATCCGGCAACATTTCGTTGATTTGGAAATTCAGAAGTCGGCTTCCGAACCAGAATACTATTCGATTTGGCGATTACTCATACAAACCGCTCAACAAGGAAAAACTGAGAATATACCACCGAATATTAGTGGTGATTTTATGCAAGCAATATTATTGGGCAAGCCATATCCCCAGAGTCTTCTCCAAGCGATGATAAGGAGAATTAAAAGTGATAGTGAGCATAGAGTAAATTCACCTCGCGCTGCATTGATAAAAGCATTTCTTAATAGATTAATGAGATATCACCCGGATTCGGATGAAAAGGAGTTGCAAATGGCTTTGGATATTGAACAAACGTCAATTGGGTATCAGTTAGGAAGATTGATGGCCGCTTTGGAAAAGATACAGGAGGAAGCAAATCCAGGTATCAATTCCACAATCACTGATCGCTATTACGGTGCAGCATGCAGCACTCCAGTCACCGTGTTTGGGACGCTGATGCGATTAATGCGGTATCACTTGGATAAAATTGAAACTCAGGGACGTCGAGTGTATTTTGAAAAGCTAGTTGGAGAGATTGTAGGTAGAATCTCTGAATTTCCAGCACATTTAGGAATTTATGAACAAGGGAAGTTTGCCGTTGGTTATTACCATCAGAGACAAGCTTTTTATACCAAGAAAGATAGTGAATAA
- the cas5c gene encoding type I-C CRISPR-associated protein Cas5c — translation MKDWILEIWGDYACFTRPEMKVERVSYDIITPSAARGILEAIFWKPAIKWHISQIEILNPIRFTSIRRNELGNIITLPSKAQMEGPYEDAMGINIEENRQQRASLILRDVRYRVHAWFEYICPEDREDGRISDDESPGKYAAMFERRARNGQCFHRPYLGCREFACYFRLVEDKDDSVIQPIQEDRDLGWMLYDMDFSNPKDIQAQFFHAVMQQGIVNSDRRVVEVRQ, via the coding sequence GTGAAAGACTGGATATTAGAGATATGGGGAGATTATGCATGTTTCACTCGGCCAGAAATGAAAGTGGAGAGAGTGAGTTATGACATTATTACCCCTTCCGCAGCTAGGGGGATTTTAGAAGCCATTTTTTGGAAGCCTGCAATCAAATGGCATATTTCTCAGATAGAGATACTTAATCCAATAAGATTTACATCAATAAGGCGAAATGAACTAGGGAATATTATTACGCTACCTTCAAAAGCCCAAATGGAGGGACCTTATGAAGATGCAATGGGCATAAATATTGAAGAGAATCGTCAGCAAAGAGCAAGCTTGATTCTCAGAGATGTGCGATATCGTGTGCATGCTTGGTTTGAATATATTTGTCCTGAGGATCGTGAAGATGGACGCATATCCGATGATGAGAGTCCAGGGAAATATGCGGCTATGTTCGAGAGACGTGCAAGAAATGGGCAATGTTTTCATCGTCCATACTTGGGGTGCCGAGAATTTGCTTGTTATTTCAGGTTAGTTGAAGATAAGGATGATTCTGTAATTCAGCCTATTCAAGAGGATCGAGACCTTGGATGGATGCTTTATGATATGGATTTTTCCAATCCCAAGGATATCCAGGCACAATTTTTCCATGCTGTGATGCAACAAGGTATTGTCAATTCCGATAGGAGAGTTGTGGAGGTCCGCCAATGA
- a CDS encoding CRISPR-associated endonuclease Cas3'' — MIAKSKCKEANMDAYDEIAHVKQDIDGSWSQPQPLIEHLEGTALLSSQFAEAFKSSSWGKLAGLAHDLGKSTTSWQKYIREKSGYEAETDGIQQNRIDHSSPSALLIEQLYPNYVGRILSYIIAGHHTGLPDWQGTTASLQFRLQQAISSASEIPNAYKEIVKNISPSQCPWLFDPNGLDFSLWIRMLFSSLVDADFLDTERYMINSSFNLRGKFSSIEQLFPRFNKYMAKLHEDVTTNGLSRVNQMRQEVLSDCRNAAKLAPGFFSLTVPTGGGKTLSSLGFALEHAKQYDKKRIIYVIPYTSIIEQTADVFRSVLGDDEVIEHQSNFDTDFTSKEIRLASENWDAPVVVTTNVQFLESLFATRPGRCRKLHNIVESVVIFDEAQLLPTDYLIPVLESLKQLVAHYGTSIVFCTATQPAFNKTPKFPSFPGFEKGLVREIIRDVPALYKALQRVEIEPCDPLDVISWSNLATTLSSYDKVLCIVSDRKSCRELYNVMPTGTIHLSALMCPQHRSNVIAQIKQDLKTNKPVRVISTQLVEAGVDIDFPVVYRALAGMDSIAQAAGRCNREGRLVGTLGKVVLFTPPRKPPVGILRKATEITCSFMKRETIDFLDPSSYEKYFTELYWKSSSLDSKDIMSLLKPEMKTLEISFRTAAENFKLIDDSNTESILIPYAEGKSLIKKLRYIDIDEDSSARGLFRKLQRYSVTIYKNQFQALLARGSLIEVYPKVYALQCDVEYEETIGLLIDELPNDPMTYIG, encoded by the coding sequence ATGATTGCTAAAAGCAAATGTAAGGAAGCAAATATGGATGCATATGACGAGATTGCTCATGTAAAACAAGATATTGATGGGTCTTGGTCCCAACCACAACCATTGATAGAGCATCTCGAAGGAACTGCTTTACTGTCTTCTCAATTTGCTGAAGCTTTTAAATCGTCTTCTTGGGGAAAACTTGCTGGGCTGGCACATGATCTTGGAAAAAGTACTACAAGTTGGCAAAAATATATCAGAGAAAAGAGTGGGTACGAGGCAGAGACTGATGGTATCCAGCAAAATAGGATTGACCATTCCTCACCGAGTGCATTACTCATCGAACAGCTGTATCCGAATTATGTAGGAAGGATTCTGTCATACATAATTGCGGGTCATCATACAGGACTTCCTGATTGGCAAGGGACAACCGCCTCATTGCAATTTCGACTTCAACAAGCTATATCCTCCGCTTCAGAAATCCCTAATGCATATAAGGAAATAGTGAAAAATATCTCTCCTAGTCAATGTCCTTGGTTGTTTGATCCTAATGGGTTGGATTTTTCGCTATGGATACGTATGCTTTTTTCTAGCTTGGTTGATGCAGATTTTCTTGATACAGAACGATATATGATTAACTCATCCTTCAATCTTAGGGGAAAATTTTCTTCTATTGAGCAGTTATTTCCTCGTTTTAATAAATATATGGCCAAATTGCACGAAGATGTTACAACAAATGGATTATCTCGTGTTAACCAGATGCGTCAAGAAGTATTGTCAGACTGTAGAAATGCAGCGAAGTTGGCTCCTGGTTTTTTTTCCCTGACTGTTCCGACTGGAGGAGGAAAAACCTTATCCAGTCTTGGATTCGCGTTGGAACATGCCAAACAGTATGATAAGAAACGAATAATCTATGTAATACCTTATACCAGCATTATCGAGCAGACAGCAGATGTTTTTCGCAGTGTATTAGGGGATGATGAAGTAATCGAACATCAATCAAATTTTGATACAGATTTTACTTCAAAAGAAATACGTCTAGCCTCAGAGAATTGGGATGCTCCTGTTGTGGTGACAACAAATGTCCAGTTTCTCGAATCATTATTTGCAACACGTCCTGGGCGGTGTCGGAAACTACATAATATTGTTGAAAGTGTTGTTATCTTTGATGAAGCACAACTGCTCCCTACTGATTACTTAATTCCAGTCTTAGAAAGCTTAAAGCAATTGGTTGCTCACTATGGAACTAGTATAGTATTTTGCACTGCTACTCAACCAGCTTTTAATAAAACCCCAAAATTTCCTTCTTTTCCAGGGTTTGAGAAAGGATTGGTGAGAGAAATTATTCGTGATGTTCCCGCTTTATATAAAGCGTTGCAAAGAGTGGAGATTGAGCCCTGTGATCCTCTAGATGTTATCTCTTGGAGTAATCTTGCAACTACACTCTCATCTTATGATAAAGTTTTATGTATAGTATCAGACCGGAAGAGTTGTAGGGAGCTTTATAATGTGATGCCTACTGGTACTATCCATCTCTCTGCTTTAATGTGCCCTCAACATAGAAGTAATGTGATAGCTCAAATTAAGCAAGATCTCAAGACAAACAAACCTGTGAGGGTAATAAGTACTCAGTTGGTTGAAGCTGGAGTGGATATTGATTTCCCAGTAGTGTATAGGGCTCTTGCAGGTATGGATTCTATAGCACAAGCAGCTGGACGGTGTAATAGGGAAGGAAGGCTTGTCGGAACTCTTGGGAAAGTCGTTTTGTTTACTCCTCCCAGAAAACCTCCTGTTGGAATATTAAGAAAGGCAACAGAAATAACCTGCTCCTTCATGAAACGTGAGACTATAGATTTCCTTGATCCTTCGTCTTATGAAAAATATTTTACAGAACTGTATTGGAAATCTAGCTCATTGGACAGCAAAGATATCATGAGCTTGCTTAAACCAGAAATGAAAACATTGGAGATTTCTTTTCGTACTGCTGCTGAAAATTTCAAATTGATTGATGATAGTAATACAGAGTCAATTTTAATTCCCTATGCTGAAGGAAAATCTCTTATCAAAAAACTTAGGTATATCGATATCGATGAGGACAGTTCCGCAAGAGGCTTATTTCGTAAACTACAACGGTATTCGGTAACAATTTACAAAAATCAATTTCAAGCATTGTTGGCCCGAGGGTCATTAATTGAAGTGTATCCAAAAGTATACGCACTACAGTGTGATGTAGAATACGAAGAAACAATTGGGTTGCTTATAGATGAATTACCTAATGATCCGATGACATATATTGGGTAA
- a CDS encoding acyltransferase domain-containing protein, whose product MDSTVFGLDTNQLQAIEDHLRSTNFGSDHTQRVADLTASISNRDTSKTAAILNDALQSFGTLYPLALILEVEDVVKSVYADAGIDDAVRDATLRDVRLWVDQYASQHNGTIGLDRVFWISRHLCANILRLGRLQFEPKAFGYPYHIFRDSKDDTMIIVAGGELSCDRDGYLIDDQHAAFYTSFQDETSQVSGHLANTTLGTIDRQTKQLPLQRFGLVADSETVVLHLHIPSGSPLTPSSVDESLAIAKIYFPSISFVVCSSWLLDPALDLVTSQESNTREFMHRFRKFPVMHEVPQIYERVFGFGMTEADVLSFDATTSLQRKVQQALKNGVKFHTTGGFLTC is encoded by the coding sequence ATGGACAGTACTGTTTTTGGACTAGACACAAACCAGCTTCAGGCTATTGAGGATCATCTGCGATCAACAAATTTCGGCAGTGACCATACACAGCGGGTCGCTGATCTCACTGCCTCTATCTCTAACAGGGATACCAGTAAGACTGCAGCCATTTTAAACGATGCACTCCAGAGCTTTGGCACACTCTATCCACTTGCCCTCATCCTTGAGGTAGAGGATGTGGTCAAATCAGTGTATGCCGATGCTGGAATAGACGATGCTGTCAGGGATGCAACCTTGCGTGATGTACGTCTCTGGGTGGACCAGTACGCATCCCAACATAATGGAACCATTGGATTGGACCGAGTATTCTGGATCAGCAGGCATCTCTGTGCAAATATCCTTCGCCTGGGTCGGTTGCAGTTTGAGCCTAAGGCATTTGGTTATCCCTATCATATCTTCCGAGACTCAAAAGATGATACGATGATTATCGTTGCGGGCGGAGAACTCTCCTGTGATAGGGATGGATATCTTATAGATGATCAGCATGCAGCGTTTTATACCTCATTCCAGGATGAAACCAGTCAGGTATCCGGTCACTTGGCAAATACTACACTGGGCACGATTGATAGACAAACTAAGCAACTACCTTTACAAAGGTTTGGTCTCGTAGCAGATAGTGAGACAGTAGTACTACATCTACACATACCCTCCGGCAGTCCTCTCACCCCGTCATCTGTTGACGAATCACTAGCAATTGCAAAGATATATTTCCCATCAATTTCCTTTGTTGTTTGTTCCTCTTGGCTTTTGGACCCTGCCTTGGATTTAGTAACCAGCCAAGAGAGCAACACCAGGGAGTTCATGCATCGATTCAGGAAATTTCCGGTAATGCATGAAGTTCCTCAGATCTATGAGCGAGTCTTTGGTTTTGGAATGACTGAAGCCGATGTTCTCTCTTTCGATGCAACCACCAGCTTGCAGAGAAAGGTACAGCAAGCACTGAAAAATGGGGTAAAGTTTCATACCACAGGAGGGTTTCTCACTTGTTGA
- a CDS encoding FAD-dependent oxidoreductase codes for MDFDVLVVGGGLSGLSAASLLAKRGLKVAVVDKATHPGGSCGAFRREDTLFDQGSSMLFGWGEKGFNAHRFLFNCLEEPIDIIQHELLYCIHFGDTKVRFFPNIEQFIEELVPLFPDEEQNLRRFYHDMEKLYTHVMVENPSYTTPDEVDRKAALESMRHHPISYIRFLSYLNKSARTLLSKYFSNPKIFNFFDKLTSTYCYTTVAESPAILSSVMFVDNHVGGSYYPAGSTLFLTGKLEKVIEEHGGTMINKSEVVSFTTNQGTITGVNLADGRKLTADQIIYSGTVWNLYGKLLPAEATTEKRRTWAEKQVPTYPSVALYLLVDKEAIDEGTIAVEMLIGNIDALDEAEVTVYIPSVDDKTICPEDAHVVMAIGPSFADWSPLDEDPYKQRKEEEINRLITVLEKRWPEIGNHVRHVELATPKTIERYTLKNGGAVAGPKQMLGNHMFKRLHIRTEFSNLFCCGESTVMGTGTPTVTTSGIAAANAVLKQRSLEPFIYDNRRKAYVRLIDPPFTKDLLFAEDSPELRTIRLAARRCLYCEHPSCCEGTDLDVPGIMRRVTVGNLKGAKRKMASAGMDSYKVLESSCIREEAVEIERVCFHLNSLT; via the coding sequence ATGGATTTTGATGTTCTGGTAGTTGGGGGTGGACTGAGTGGATTGAGTGCTGCTTCCTTGCTTGCAAAACGGGGATTGAAGGTAGCTGTTGTCGATAAGGCAACCCACCCTGGAGGGAGCTGTGGAGCTTTCCGTCGTGAGGATACCCTGTTCGACCAAGGCTCCTCCATGCTCTTCGGTTGGGGAGAGAAGGGCTTCAATGCCCATCGGTTCCTTTTCAACTGCCTGGAAGAACCCATAGATATCATTCAGCATGAGTTGCTTTATTGTATCCATTTTGGCGATACCAAGGTGAGGTTCTTCCCTAATATTGAACAGTTCATTGAAGAGCTGGTCCCGCTCTTTCCTGACGAGGAACAGAACCTAAGAAGGTTTTACCATGATATGGAGAAACTCTATACCCATGTAATGGTGGAGAATCCTTCTTATACCACTCCTGATGAAGTGGATAGGAAAGCAGCGCTTGAGTCTATGCGTCACCATCCGATTTCCTACATCAGGTTTCTTTCGTACTTGAATAAGAGTGCAAGAACACTTCTTTCGAAGTATTTTTCCAATCCAAAGATTTTCAACTTCTTCGACAAGCTCACCAGTACCTACTGCTACACCACTGTAGCAGAATCTCCTGCAATACTCTCATCGGTAATGTTTGTCGATAACCATGTCGGGGGTAGTTATTATCCTGCTGGTTCGACGCTCTTCTTAACAGGAAAGCTAGAGAAGGTCATCGAGGAGCATGGCGGGACGATGATCAATAAGTCTGAGGTAGTGTCCTTTACTACGAATCAGGGAACAATAACCGGGGTGAATCTTGCTGATGGAAGAAAATTGACAGCTGATCAGATTATCTATAGTGGAACTGTATGGAATCTATATGGAAAATTATTACCTGCAGAAGCCACGACTGAAAAAAGAAGAACGTGGGCAGAAAAACAGGTGCCTACCTACCCAAGTGTTGCCTTATATCTTTTGGTAGATAAAGAGGCCATTGATGAAGGGACCATTGCTGTAGAGATGCTGATCGGGAACATTGATGCGTTGGATGAAGCGGAAGTGACTGTCTATATCCCGAGTGTGGATGACAAGACCATCTGCCCGGAGGATGCACACGTGGTGATGGCAATCGGCCCATCGTTTGCAGATTGGTCTCCCCTTGATGAAGACCCCTATAAGCAACGGAAAGAAGAGGAGATCAACCGTCTGATCACCGTCCTGGAAAAGCGTTGGCCAGAGATAGGGAATCATGTAAGGCATGTTGAACTTGCCACACCTAAGACAATCGAGCGGTACACCTTGAAAAATGGGGGAGCCGTAGCCGGTCCAAAACAGATGTTGGGGAACCACATGTTCAAGCGACTCCATATACGAACAGAGTTCTCAAATCTCTTTTGCTGTGGTGAGTCCACAGTTATGGGAACCGGAACACCGACTGTAACAACCAGTGGTATTGCTGCCGCAAATGCTGTACTGAAGCAACGCTCTCTTGAACCTTTCATTTACGATAACAGACGGAAAGCGTATGTGCGCCTTATTGACCCTCCCTTTACGAAGGACCTGCTTTTTGCAGAAGATAGCCCAGAGCTCCGAACGATTCGACTTGCTGCCAGGCGTTGTCTCTACTGCGAGCATCCATCTTGCTGTGAGGGAACAGACTTGGATGTACCAGGGATCATGAGAAGGGTGACTGTGGGAAACCTGAAGGGTGCAAAGAGAAAAATGGCATCTGCAGGCATGGACTCTTATAAGGTCCTTGAATCTTCCTGTATCAGGGAAGAGGCTGTAGAGATTGAGAGGGTGTGCTTCCACCTAAATAGCCTTACCTGA
- a CDS encoding flavodoxin — MNTIAVVFYSLEGHTKYLAEQLAERLGADLFQIHPKRRYPTKGFPKFFCAGRDASLKWKVALQPPVPVLESYGLVLLCTPIWAETTSAPMYSFLRQTDLTAKRVFFIATCSGGPAKRCFQRMRKTAKGASILGEERFVHPSEETAARDEAQIASICNIVNEHSKAL; from the coding sequence ATGAATACCATTGCAGTTGTTTTCTATTCGTTGGAAGGTCATACGAAGTATTTGGCAGAGCAGCTCGCCGAGAGATTAGGTGCTGATCTTTTCCAGATTCATCCAAAAAGAAGGTATCCTACCAAAGGATTCCCGAAATTTTTCTGTGCTGGCAGGGACGCCAGCCTCAAATGGAAGGTTGCATTACAACCACCGGTTCCTGTGCTTGAGAGCTACGGTTTGGTTTTGCTCTGTACACCTATCTGGGCAGAGACTACCAGCGCCCCCATGTACTCCTTTCTCAGACAGACTGATCTTACTGCCAAGAGAGTGTTTTTCATCGCAACTTGTAGCGGAGGACCAGCAAAACGATGCTTCCAAAGAATGCGAAAAACCGCCAAAGGCGCATCTATCCTGGGTGAGGAACGATTTGTACATCCAAGTGAAGAAACTGCAGCGCGTGATGAAGCGCAGATTGCGTCAATTTGCAATATAGTTAATGAGCATAGCAAAGCCTTGTGA